The window TTGAGTGGCTGATCGTGCAGGTCGTGGGGCTGTCGAAAGGCAACCGATGAGGCTGGCGGATTTCGTCCCTAAAGCAAAACGGTCCTTCGCCGATGCCGTCACGTGGGCGGTGGCTTACGTTTGTGCCGAGGCGTTTGGGTGGGCCGGCGGTTTTCTGATCGTGTTGGCGGGAAGCTTCAGTATCTACGCTGGCCTGGCCGTACTTTTATGTCTTGCGCTGTTTGTCACGCTGATTGTGCGGCGAGAACTCAAACTGGACATCAGAGCCCTCGATGATCCCGGCGACAATCCCCGTGCGAACCGATTGGTCGGCAATGCATCCGCCAGCGCCTCAATCGGAACGCATCGGCGCGCGCTTCGCTCGAACAGTCGTATGACCCGCGCGCTCGACGCGTTGGAAGATATGGCAGTTCGATTTGCGATCGAATTTTCCAAATCCGTCGCAATCATCATCGCCCTGACGCTGGGGATGGGCTTTGTCGCTGAAGTGGTTGCGTTCGTTCTGTCCGACCGGGATGTCAGTGGTGCCTTCGGTTCTGGTCTGGCCGGAGTTGCCGGCGGCGTGTTTGGCTTGGTCCTCGCCATCGTGATCGTGCTCAGGCGCATTGCCGATATCGAAGACTGATCGGGCGCTTCCGGCGTTTGCGCCATAACAAAGGGGCGGCTTGCGCGCATCGCGTCTTGGCGAAGCGCCACATGCCGAAAATGTGCTGATCGGCGGCTTACGCCCGCGTCCGATCCACCCTACCTTCGCTGAGCACAGCCTTAACCGATCCGATCCGGAGCGAGACCCATTCCTCAACTCATCTTTGGCCTGACCAGCCTGCTGATCCTGGCCCGCTTCATCTGGCCGCTCGACTGGCCGCTCCCGGCAAAGATCGTCGCAGCGTTGCTGGTGCTGGCCGCCTTGCAGTTTCACCGCTGGAACAGGTGGTCGTCGGGATCGGAATTCTCGCCGGAGTTTCCGCGTCCGGTGGTCGTGCTCTTCAACTGGGCGTTCGGTGCGATCGTGCTGCTGGCGCTGCTGCAACTGGCGCTCGATGCTGGGCTATTGGTCGCAGCCCTGGTCCACGGCGGCTTCGTCGGTGCGCCCGACGGCGTCCGCTATGCACTTGCTGCGCTCGCGGCCGTTGCCGCCGCGATCGGCGTCCATCAGGCCATGCGCATTCCGCCGCTCAGGGATGTCGAAGTCGGCATAAGCGGGCTTCCGCGCCAGTTCGACGGTTATACCATCCTGCAACTGACCGATCTGCACATCAGCCGGCTGTTTCCTGCGCCGTGGGCGCGCGAGGTCGTCGCGCGATCGAACAAGCTCGGCGTGGACCTGATCGCGATCACCGGCGATCTGATCGACGGCACCATTGATGCGCGGCGCAACGACATCGCGCCGTTGCGGGATCTTGTGGCCGCCGACGGCGTCTACGTGATCTCGGGCAATCACGAATATATCTTCGGCTATGACGGGTGGATGGCGCACTACGAAGCGCTGGGCCTGCGCTCGCTCGAGAACGGGCACATCGTTCTCGAGCGCGGCGGCGGCCGTCTGGTGATCGCGGGGATTACCGACCGCGCGTCGCGCCACCGGGGGCATTCGATCCGCGACCTTGCCGCGGTTCTCGACGGCGCCCCCAAGGGCGCGCCCATCATCCTGCTCGACCATCAGCCGAGCGACGCCCGCAACGCCGCCGCGCTCGGCGTCGCCCTGCAACTCTCCGGACACACCCATGGCGGAATGATCCTGGGGATCGATCGCCTCGCCGCGCGCGCCAATGCCGGCTTCGTCTCGGGCCGCTACGACGTCGACGGGATGACGCTCTACGTCAACAACGGCACCGCGCTATGGCCGGGTTTTGCCTTGCGGCTCGGCCGCCCGTCCGAATTGACCCGGATCACGTTGCGGGTGGCGGACGGCGCGTGAGCCAGCAGCGAAAGTGAAGAGGCGCGCGATGAAGCATTCCGAAAGAGAAAGTCAGGCGCGAGGCTGCAGTTGCTCCCCATTGAAAATATGAAGCATCCCTGCAAATCCCGGATGATCGGCCTCCACGACGTAACGCACTGCACCGGCGCGAGTCGTAAAAACTGAAACGATAATGCCGGGATACTCATAACCGGCACGCTTCCTGACAAGATCGCCGACTTTGAAAGACTGGGACATTGTTCCTCGTAAAGTTGCGAGCGGCCGTTGCTGAATCACCCAAGTAAGCTGCCATGATAGCAGGTCACAACGGCATGTCCCGGGCATCAAAGGTCAGCAGCGGGTCATTTCCGACGGCAGGTGAGACGCCGCGGAGCGCGCGCGGCTTAAGACATTGGTCATCTCTTTGCTTTCATTTTCACGACCTCATTCAGCAGGAGGCACCATGTCCGACATCACCATTCCCGGCGGAAAAATTCGTTCCTTCGTCGAGCGGATCGAGAACCTTGACACTGAAATGGCGGAACTGAGCGAGCAGAAGAAGGAAGTCTTCTCGGAGGCGAAGGGCGAAGGTTTCGACGTGAGGATCCTCAAGGAGATCATCAAGCTGCGCAAGCAGGACCAGGACGAGCGCGACGAGCGTGAAAGCTTGCTCGATCTCTACATGCGCGCCATGGAAACCGCGCCGGCAGAAGAC of the Bradyrhizobium quebecense genome contains:
- a CDS encoding DUF2312 domain-containing protein — translated: MSDITIPGGKIRSFVERIENLDTEMAELSEQKKEVFSEAKGEGFDVRILKEIIKLRKQDQDERDERESLLDLYMRAMETAPAEDKTAKAA
- a CDS encoding metallophosphoesterase, with translation MPQLIFGLTSLLILARFIWPLDWPLPAKIVAALLVLAALQFHRWNRWSSGSEFSPEFPRPVVVLFNWAFGAIVLLALLQLALDAGLLVAALVHGGFVGAPDGVRYALAALAAVAAAIGVHQAMRIPPLRDVEVGISGLPRQFDGYTILQLTDLHISRLFPAPWAREVVARSNKLGVDLIAITGDLIDGTIDARRNDIAPLRDLVAADGVYVISGNHEYIFGYDGWMAHYEALGLRSLENGHIVLERGGGRLVIAGITDRASRHRGHSIRDLAAVLDGAPKGAPIILLDHQPSDARNAAALGVALQLSGHTHGGMILGIDRLAARANAGFVSGRYDVDGMTLYVNNGTALWPGFALRLGRPSELTRITLRVADGA